In the genome of Raphanus sativus cultivar WK10039 chromosome 4, ASM80110v3, whole genome shotgun sequence, one region contains:
- the LOC108854561 gene encoding SAC3 family protein A isoform X1 yields the protein MNQGGNIQTVAPLDPNPIEKRYGVEVSQVQTSSYQYSTGSDAASWTTHRVDNQVVQNGNYSNSNYYHPQPPVPPATGNVQETASSSTSGTVNVGQDYSGYTPYQTPSDPQNYSNSGYTNHYSGYQQQQQQQQPSQSYPQQPAGAYQNTGAPYSSFQNPGSYAGTASYSATYYNPADYQTTGGGYQSTSYSNQTAGGYPSADYSNQTPTTSNQGNYTSNPYQNYTPDAANIHSSAAAATPPVHYQQNYQQWPGYYSQTEVPCAPGTEKLPAASAFSQSFPVTNEMPASSGQPAPSYAQPWRQETDSSQPPSQQPAAAVSASNDAYWMHQTPNQQAYYPVPPQNHYQSPLETKPFYETPIQGHQRATYPQELNSQSSIHQAPLTYRQPTQTTPSVDTQRVSKIQIPTNPRIASNLPSGYTKMDKGRSPAGATQTPAYVSVSMSNPKGHTTAMPEPGTFPKSLCGFVERAFARCKDDKEKASCQASLKKIITEATNDGTINTRDWDTEPLSTVLNTDVTNTEPSSAPISSLQNKSPTRRPKSRWEPLVESKPFVKSAPTFTTGVKFGGWNHQNENNKKSSDSFQKVDAVTGSKPSYYAQDSAKKIFQRPVKRQRFSSGSSTANDNDSSSDSEKDLTPYYSSAMSLASSADEKKRRDSRSKRFEKVQGHSRGNDIPKPKISNFRRGTALRLGQDLDESGSRAVEDMDWDALTVKGTCQEIEKRYLRLTSAPEPSTVRPEDVLEKALLMVQDSPKNYLYKCDQLKSIRQDLTVQRIHNHLTAKVYETHARFALEAGDLTEYNQCLSQLKILYAEGIEGCTLEFAAYSLLYITLHSNNNRELLSSMSRLSKEAKKDEAVRHALSVRAAVTSGNYVMFFRLYKTAPNMNSCLMDLYVEKMRYKAVTFMSRSCRPTIPVSYLAQVLGFAGTSSEGAGEKEIDGMEECSEWLKAHGASLIADSNGDMVLDTKASSTSLFMPEPEDAVAHGDRYLDVNDFFTRT from the exons ATGAATCAAGGAGGGAACATTCAGACCGTGGCTCCACTTGACCCTAACCCCATTGAG AAACGATATGGTGTTGAAGTAAGCCAAGTGCAGACATCTTCATATCAATACTCAACTGGGTCTGACGCTGCCTCGTGGACAACACATAGGGTAGATAATCAGGTTGTGCAGAATGGGAACTATTCAAACTCTAACTATTACCATCCACAGCCTCCAGTGCCTCCTGCCACAGGGAATGTGCAAGAGACAGCATCCTCATCGACGTCTGGGACTGTAAATGTGGGTCAAGATTACAGTGGATACACGCCATACCAGACCCCTTCCGACCCGCAAAACTACTCCAACTCGGGGTATACAAATCACTACAGTGgctatcaacaacaacaacaacaacagcaacctAGCCAGTCATATCCTCAGCAGCCTGCAGGGGCGTATCAAAACACAGGTGCTCCTTATTCCTCATTTCAGAATCCAGGATCTTATGCTGGGACTGCAAGTTATTCTGCAACTTACTACAATCCTGCTGATTATCAGACTACTGGAGGAGGTTACCAAAGTACAAGCTATAGCAACCAAACAGCTGGAGGTTACCCAAGTGCAGATTACAGCAACCAGACTCCTACCACATCAAACCAGGGAAACTATACATCAAACCCTTATCAAAACTATACTCCTGACGCAGCTAACATTCATAGCTCCGCTGCTGCAGCCACACCACCTGTACATTATCAACAGAACTACCAACAGTGGCCAGGTTATTACAGTCAAACGGAAGTCCCATGTGCCCCGGGCACGGAAAAGTTGCCTGCCGCTAGTGCATTTAGTCAGAGCTTTCCAGTTACCAATGAAATGCCTGCTTCAAGTGGTCAGCCTGCTCCGTCTTATGCCCAACCTTGGAGGCAGGAAACTGACTCATCCCAGCCACCATCTCAGCAG CCTGCTGCAGCGGTTAGTGCCTCTAATGATGCTTATTGGATGCATCAAACACCAAATCAGCAAGCTTATTATCCTGTTCCTCCACAAAATCATTACCAGAGTCCTCTGGAGACGAAACCTTTTTACGAGACCCCTATTCAGGGTCATCAGAGAGCTACATATCCTCAAGAACTAAACTCCCAGTCTTCCATTCATCAGGCACCTTTAACCTATCGCCAACCTACTCAGACTACGCCGTCAGTGGATACTCAAAGGGTAAGCAAAATACAGATTCCAACTAACCCTAGAATTGCTTCAAACTTGCCATCAGGTTATACCAAAATGGACAAAGGTAGATCACCAGCCGGTGCAACCCAAACACCTGCGTATGTTAGTGTTTCAATGTCAAATCCGAAAGGTCATACCACTGCTATGCCTGAG CCTGGAACCTTCCCAAAATCGCTCTGTGGGTTTGTCGAGAGGGCTTTTGCACGCTGCAAAGACGATAAAGAAAAGGCATCTTGCCAGGCTTCCCTGAAGAAG ATCATCACCGAAGCTACAAATGATGGTACTATTAATACTCGGGATTGGGATACTGAGCCTCTCTCAACTGTCCTGAACACAGATGTGACTAACACCGA GCCGAGCTCCGCTCCTATATCTTCGTTACAAAATAAGAGCCCAACAAGACGACCCAAAAGTAGATGGGAGCCGTTAGTGGAATCAAAACCATTTGTCAAGTCAGCCCCAACTTTCACCACTGGTGTTAAGTTTGGAGGTTGGAATCaccaaaatgaaaataacaaaaag agCTCTGATAGTTTTCAAAAGGTGGATGCTGTCACTGGCTCAAAGCCCTCTTACTATGCCCAAGATTCTGCGAAAAAGATTTTCCAGCGGCCTGTGAAGCGACAGCGTTTTTCTAGTGGTTCATCTACTGCCAATGATAATGATTCATCTAGTGATAGTGAGAAGGATCTCACGCCTTACTATTCCAGCGCAATGTCGCTTGCTAGTTCTGCCGACGAAAAGAAGCGGCGTGATAGCCGTTCCAAGCGTTTTGAGAAAGTTCAAGGGCACAGCCGAGGGAATGATATTCCTAAacctaaaatttcaaattttagaaGGGGCACTGCACTGAGACTTGGCCAAGATCTTGATGAAAGTGGCAGCAGAGCTGTGGAAGACATGGACTGGGATGCACTGACCGTTAAAGGAACTTGCCAGGAAATTGAGAAACGTTATCTCCGTCTTACTTCCGCACCTGAACCTTCAACC GTAAGACCAGAGGATGTGCTGGAGAAAGCTCTGTTAATGGTCCAGGATTCTCCAaagaattatctttataaaTGTGATCAGCTAAAATCTATTCGCCAAGACCTCACGGTACAGCGGATACACAATCATCTAACAGCGAAG GTTTATGAAACACATGCTAGATTTGCTTTGGAAGCTGGGGATTTAACTGAGTATAATCAG TGCCTGTCACAGTTGAAAATCCTTTATGCCGAAGGTATAGAAGGATGCACTCTGGAATTTGCTGCGTACAGTCTGCTCTATATTACCTTACACTCAAACAACAACCGAGAACTGCTATCATCTATGTCCAG GTTATCCAAAGAAGCTAAGAAGGATGAAGCAGTTAGACATGCTCTCTCAGTTCGTGCAGCTGTTACATCAGGAAATTATGTTATGTTCTTCAGACTTTACAAGACTGCGCCAAACATGAACAGTTGCCTCATGG ATCTCTATGTGGAGAAAATGCGTTATAAGGCTGTGACTTTTATGTCACGGAGTTGTCGTCCTACAATCCCGGTCTCATACTTAGCCCAAGTGTTGGGCTTTGCTGGTACTTCAAGCGA
- the LOC108854561 gene encoding SAC3 family protein A isoform X2, whose amino-acid sequence MWVKITVDTRHTRPLPTRKTTPTRGIQITTVAINNNNNNSNLASHILSSLQGRIKTQTTGGGYQSTSYSNQTAGGYPSADYSNQTPTTSNQGNYTSNPYQNYTPDAANIHSSAAAATPPVHYQQNYQQWPGYYSQTEVPCAPGTEKLPAASAFSQSFPVTNEMPASSGQPAPSYAQPWRQETDSSQPPSQQPAAAVSASNDAYWMHQTPNQQAYYPVPPQNHYQSPLETKPFYETPIQGHQRATYPQELNSQSSIHQAPLTYRQPTQTTPSVDTQRVSKIQIPTNPRIASNLPSGYTKMDKGRSPAGATQTPAYVSVSMSNPKGHTTAMPEPGTFPKSLCGFVERAFARCKDDKEKASCQASLKKIITEATNDGTINTRDWDTEPLSTVLNTDVTNTEPSSAPISSLQNKSPTRRPKSRWEPLVESKPFVKSAPTFTTGVKFGGWNHQNENNKKSSDSFQKVDAVTGSKPSYYAQDSAKKIFQRPVKRQRFSSGSSTANDNDSSSDSEKDLTPYYSSAMSLASSADEKKRRDSRSKRFEKVQGHSRGNDIPKPKISNFRRGTALRLGQDLDESGSRAVEDMDWDALTVKGTCQEIEKRYLRLTSAPEPSTVRPEDVLEKALLMVQDSPKNYLYKCDQLKSIRQDLTVQRIHNHLTAKVYETHARFALEAGDLTEYNQCLSQLKILYAEGIEGCTLEFAAYSLLYITLHSNNNRELLSSMSRLSKEAKKDEAVRHALSVRAAVTSGNYVMFFRLYKTAPNMNSCLMDLYVEKMRYKAVTFMSRSCRPTIPVSYLAQVLGFAGTSSEGAGEKEIDGMEECSEWLKAHGASLIADSNGDMVLDTKASSTSLFMPEPEDAVAHGDRYLDVNDFFTRT is encoded by the exons ATGTGGGTCAAGATTACAGTGGATACACGCCATACCAGACCCCTTCCGACCCGCAAAACTACTCCAACTCGGGGTATACAAATCACTACAGTGgctatcaacaacaacaacaacaacagcaacctAGCCAGTCATATCCTCAGCAGCCTGCAGGGGCGTATCAAAACACAG ACTACTGGAGGAGGTTACCAAAGTACAAGCTATAGCAACCAAACAGCTGGAGGTTACCCAAGTGCAGATTACAGCAACCAGACTCCTACCACATCAAACCAGGGAAACTATACATCAAACCCTTATCAAAACTATACTCCTGACGCAGCTAACATTCATAGCTCCGCTGCTGCAGCCACACCACCTGTACATTATCAACAGAACTACCAACAGTGGCCAGGTTATTACAGTCAAACGGAAGTCCCATGTGCCCCGGGCACGGAAAAGTTGCCTGCCGCTAGTGCATTTAGTCAGAGCTTTCCAGTTACCAATGAAATGCCTGCTTCAAGTGGTCAGCCTGCTCCGTCTTATGCCCAACCTTGGAGGCAGGAAACTGACTCATCCCAGCCACCATCTCAGCAG CCTGCTGCAGCGGTTAGTGCCTCTAATGATGCTTATTGGATGCATCAAACACCAAATCAGCAAGCTTATTATCCTGTTCCTCCACAAAATCATTACCAGAGTCCTCTGGAGACGAAACCTTTTTACGAGACCCCTATTCAGGGTCATCAGAGAGCTACATATCCTCAAGAACTAAACTCCCAGTCTTCCATTCATCAGGCACCTTTAACCTATCGCCAACCTACTCAGACTACGCCGTCAGTGGATACTCAAAGGGTAAGCAAAATACAGATTCCAACTAACCCTAGAATTGCTTCAAACTTGCCATCAGGTTATACCAAAATGGACAAAGGTAGATCACCAGCCGGTGCAACCCAAACACCTGCGTATGTTAGTGTTTCAATGTCAAATCCGAAAGGTCATACCACTGCTATGCCTGAG CCTGGAACCTTCCCAAAATCGCTCTGTGGGTTTGTCGAGAGGGCTTTTGCACGCTGCAAAGACGATAAAGAAAAGGCATCTTGCCAGGCTTCCCTGAAGAAG ATCATCACCGAAGCTACAAATGATGGTACTATTAATACTCGGGATTGGGATACTGAGCCTCTCTCAACTGTCCTGAACACAGATGTGACTAACACCGA GCCGAGCTCCGCTCCTATATCTTCGTTACAAAATAAGAGCCCAACAAGACGACCCAAAAGTAGATGGGAGCCGTTAGTGGAATCAAAACCATTTGTCAAGTCAGCCCCAACTTTCACCACTGGTGTTAAGTTTGGAGGTTGGAATCaccaaaatgaaaataacaaaaag agCTCTGATAGTTTTCAAAAGGTGGATGCTGTCACTGGCTCAAAGCCCTCTTACTATGCCCAAGATTCTGCGAAAAAGATTTTCCAGCGGCCTGTGAAGCGACAGCGTTTTTCTAGTGGTTCATCTACTGCCAATGATAATGATTCATCTAGTGATAGTGAGAAGGATCTCACGCCTTACTATTCCAGCGCAATGTCGCTTGCTAGTTCTGCCGACGAAAAGAAGCGGCGTGATAGCCGTTCCAAGCGTTTTGAGAAAGTTCAAGGGCACAGCCGAGGGAATGATATTCCTAAacctaaaatttcaaattttagaaGGGGCACTGCACTGAGACTTGGCCAAGATCTTGATGAAAGTGGCAGCAGAGCTGTGGAAGACATGGACTGGGATGCACTGACCGTTAAAGGAACTTGCCAGGAAATTGAGAAACGTTATCTCCGTCTTACTTCCGCACCTGAACCTTCAACC GTAAGACCAGAGGATGTGCTGGAGAAAGCTCTGTTAATGGTCCAGGATTCTCCAaagaattatctttataaaTGTGATCAGCTAAAATCTATTCGCCAAGACCTCACGGTACAGCGGATACACAATCATCTAACAGCGAAG GTTTATGAAACACATGCTAGATTTGCTTTGGAAGCTGGGGATTTAACTGAGTATAATCAG TGCCTGTCACAGTTGAAAATCCTTTATGCCGAAGGTATAGAAGGATGCACTCTGGAATTTGCTGCGTACAGTCTGCTCTATATTACCTTACACTCAAACAACAACCGAGAACTGCTATCATCTATGTCCAG GTTATCCAAAGAAGCTAAGAAGGATGAAGCAGTTAGACATGCTCTCTCAGTTCGTGCAGCTGTTACATCAGGAAATTATGTTATGTTCTTCAGACTTTACAAGACTGCGCCAAACATGAACAGTTGCCTCATGG ATCTCTATGTGGAGAAAATGCGTTATAAGGCTGTGACTTTTATGTCACGGAGTTGTCGTCCTACAATCCCGGTCTCATACTTAGCCCAAGTGTTGGGCTTTGCTGGTACTTCAAGCGA